Within Epilithonimonas zeae, the genomic segment ACCAGAAAATCCTGGCGGAAACTACCCTAGACCAAATGAAGGGAATGATCCTTCCAATATTTTTAATATGGGACTTCAGGATGCTTCTTATTTTAGATTACAGAATATTACTTGTGGTTATTCATTCAAACCGGAAACGGTGTCGAAAATTGGTCTGAGCAACCTTAGAATCTTTTTGACTGGTAGCAATCTTTTCACAATCACAGATTACCAATCTTATAGCCCAGAAAAAAATCCAAACGAATATCCAGAGGCAGTAACCCTTGTTGCGGGAATTAAATTTGGATTTTAAAAAAAATATGAAAATTTTAAGTCATTATATCATGAAAAAATTACAGTGTTTAGTCATTTCTATCATATCTCTCGCAGCGACTTGCATATCTTGTGACAAATTCTTGGAAGAAGAAATCATAGATCAGGTTTCTGTAGATTATATCTATACGACCCCCGAAGGCCTGGATGTAGGCGTCAATGCTTTATATAACAGGATGCGGCAGTATAATGCACCGTCTGGAGATAATAGTAATCTGCAAGCTAATGTGTTTTTTATGGCCGCTACCGATCTTGGGCTTCATAGAACTTGGTTTACGCCGTATGGAGCTACCACTCATACGCCACAAAATTTCCCTAAGGACAAATGGGTTAATGCCTATAAAATTATAGATAGAGCGTCTGCAATTATCAGTAGTGCAAGAACAGTCTCTATGGATAATAATGCTAAAAAGAAACTGGTTGCACAGGCACGTGTAATTAGAGGTGAGCTTTATCTGGATCTGATAAGAATGTATGGTACTATCTTACTGGACACTGTGGCAACCAATGCACAAAATATAGATGATGCAGTCACTTACAAAGCAGCTACAGAAGATGAGGTTTTCGGGGTAATCAATCAGGATTTGGATTATGCTGTTGCAAATTTGGATTGGCAGGTGCCCGCTGGCAGATACGGTCAGGGAGTTGCGAGGCATTTGCGTGGTAAAGCGGCAATGTGGCGCAAAGACTGGCAGAAAGCTGCAGAAGAATTTGATGCAATTATTCTCAATCCGACCCACGATTTGGTAGATATTAATCAGGTTTTCGGAGCTGATGTCAATCATAAAGAAGCACTATTTGTTTATCAACGCAACCAAAATCTCGGACAAGGCGATGATCTTGCTGGTGGTGGTGGATTTTGGCTTGGAAGTGTTTTTACCCAGAGGATTTATGAAAAAGCATCGGGAGCATCTGCCAGTGCAGGAAATGAGATGATTCTGGATGTTAACTATGGTGGACAATCTTTAGGTTGGTTTTATCCTAATAATTATTTGAAATCTCTTTATGATAAGACGAATGACAAAAGGTTTTCAACCTATTATTGGCCGGATAATTATACTGCTTACATTGTTAATAATCCCAGCCATCCACGCTTTGGACAGCCTATTACGCAGCCGGAGGATAATTACAGAAGATACCACTGGAGTTTGAAAAAATATGCAGACTTCCAAACAAAACTGGTTGGAACAGAAAACAGTTTTAAAAATTATATGTATTACCGGTATGCAGAAACACTACTTCTGGCGTCGGAAGCTCATCATAATCTTGGAAATGATGCCCTGGCCTTATCGTACATTAATAAAGTTCGCAGAAGAGGTTATGGTCTGAATCCTAACGCAGTATCATCATTTGATTTTACAAGCTGGACGCAGGAAACTTATTTGGAAGAATCAGCAAGAGAATTGGCTTTTGAAAATGAACGTTGGTTTTTGCTAAAACGATTAGGCATTTTAGGAGAGAGAATTACCCTGCACTACAGAAACGGTGACAATACAAGCTCTGAAGCTTCTGATGCCATCAATAGTCTTACCCCATGGAGACCGCAGTATGTCAACTGTCCTGTGCCTCAAAGTCAGATTGACATTATGGGTGCTGCAGCTTCGCAATTTAATATCGGATATTAAGATTATAACTTAATATTTGAGTCAATCATTAATCAAAATTTTATGTTAAAAAAAAATATCATCCCATTGCTGTTAATAGTCTTTATCCTAAGTTCATTTTGTACACCGGTTATGGGACAAAAAACGATTCAACACGCTTTTGCCAGAGATCATATTAATCTAAATGGCTCTTGGAAATATATCATAGATCCGTACCAAATGGGTTATCTCGATTACAGACAAAAACCATTCGATCAAAGTAAATCAGGAAAAGGAGGCTTTTATGACAACATTACTTCCCCAGACAAGAAAACAAGAGTCGAATACAATTTTGATTTTGAACCTTCTTTGCAGGTTCCTGGTGATTGGAACTCTCAGGATCAAAAACTACTATTTTATGAAGGTACTGTTTGGTACAAAAGAGATTTTGTCGCAGATCCACAAGCCAATAAGAATTACTTTTTGTATTTCGCAGCGGTAAATTACGAGAGTCACGTTTATTTGAATGGCGAAAAAGTAGGTACACATAAAGGTGGATTCACTCCATTTCAATTTGATGTAACATCTAAATTAAAAAAGGGCAATAACTATGTGGTGGTGATGGTTGATAACATACGCAAAAAAGATGAGGTACCAACGATCAACACAGATTGGTGGAACTATGGCGGAATAACTCGCGATGTTTTACTAATAAACACACCAAAATCTTACATCGAAGACTACAAAGTGCAGTTAGCTAAAAATGATCCTACTCAATTAGAAGGTTTTGTCAAGTTAACAGGTAATACAAACCGCGAAAAAGTGGTTGTAGAAATTCCTGAACTCAGGATAAAAACCACGCTTGAAACTGATGCCAATGGTTATGCACAAATCATAATTCCTACAAAAAAAGTTGACTATTGGTCGCCAGAAAATCCCAAGTTATATGATGTTAAGATTAGTTCAAAGTCAGATAAAATTAATGATAAAATTGGCTTTAGAACAATTAAAACCGTTGGAAAAGATATTTTGTTGAACAATCAATCTTTGTTTCTCAAAGGAATTTCTGTGCACGACGAAAATCCGTTGGTGGGAGGTCGTTTACGGTCGGAAGGTGATATGAGAATGATCCTTGGATGGGCAAAACAATTAGGTTGTAATTATATCCGCCTGGCACATTACACTCATAACGAAACGATGCTGAGGCTTGCTGACGAGATTGGATTATTGGTGTGGGCAGAAGTTCCTGTTTATTGGACGATCTCTTGGAGCAATCCTGAGACCTATAAAAATGCCGATGATCAATTGACTGTGGGGATTGAGAGAGATAAAAACAGAGCTTCCGTAATTATCTGGTCAGTAGGGAATGAGACGCCTGTCAGTAAGGAGCGTAATGTTTTTATGGGTAAATTAATTGACAAAGTTCGTAGTTTAGACGATAGTAGACTTGTTGCAGCCGCCTTGGAAATCGAACGCAATGGCTATGACGTAACCGTTGAAGATCCTTTGGGTGATAAGCTTGATCTCGCCAGTTTTAATGAGTATGGAGGCTGGTATTGGTCTGAGCCAAAAGAATTACCAAAATATAAATGGGAAATAAAATTCAATA encodes:
- a CDS encoding RagB/SusD family nutrient uptake outer membrane protein gives rise to the protein MKKLQCLVISIISLAATCISCDKFLEEEIIDQVSVDYIYTTPEGLDVGVNALYNRMRQYNAPSGDNSNLQANVFFMAATDLGLHRTWFTPYGATTHTPQNFPKDKWVNAYKIIDRASAIISSARTVSMDNNAKKKLVAQARVIRGELYLDLIRMYGTILLDTVATNAQNIDDAVTYKAATEDEVFGVINQDLDYAVANLDWQVPAGRYGQGVARHLRGKAAMWRKDWQKAAEEFDAIILNPTHDLVDINQVFGADVNHKEALFVYQRNQNLGQGDDLAGGGGFWLGSVFTQRIYEKASGASASAGNEMILDVNYGGQSLGWFYPNNYLKSLYDKTNDKRFSTYYWPDNYTAYIVNNPSHPRFGQPITQPEDNYRRYHWSLKKYADFQTKLVGTENSFKNYMYYRYAETLLLASEAHHNLGNDALALSYINKVRRRGYGLNPNAVSSFDFTSWTQETYLEESARELAFENERWFLLKRLGILGERITLHYRNGDNTSSEASDAINSLTPWRPQYVNCPVPQSQIDIMGAAASQFNIGY
- a CDS encoding glycoside hydrolase family 2 protein → MLKKNIIPLLLIVFILSSFCTPVMGQKTIQHAFARDHINLNGSWKYIIDPYQMGYLDYRQKPFDQSKSGKGGFYDNITSPDKKTRVEYNFDFEPSLQVPGDWNSQDQKLLFYEGTVWYKRDFVADPQANKNYFLYFAAVNYESHVYLNGEKVGTHKGGFTPFQFDVTSKLKKGNNYVVVMVDNIRKKDEVPTINTDWWNYGGITRDVLLINTPKSYIEDYKVQLAKNDPTQLEGFVKLTGNTNREKVVVEIPELRIKTTLETDANGYAQIIIPTKKVDYWSPENPKLYDVKISSKSDKINDKIGFRTIKTVGKDILLNNQSLFLKGISVHDENPLVGGRLRSEGDMRMILGWAKQLGCNYIRLAHYTHNETMLRLADEIGLLVWAEVPVYWTISWSNPETYKNADDQLTVGIERDKNRASVIIWSVGNETPVSKERNVFMGKLIDKVRSLDDSRLVAAALEIERNGYDVTVEDPLGDKLDLASFNEYGGWYWSEPKELPKYKWEIKFNKPVVISEFGADALAGYHADEDTVWSEEHQQLFYEKQLEMLDKIDGLRGMTPWILVDFKSPRRQNPVYQNFWNRKGLISETGVKKKAFYTLQNYYQRKSLNNK